A genomic window from Equus caballus isolate H_3958 breed thoroughbred chromosome 5, TB-T2T, whole genome shotgun sequence includes:
- the LOC102148193 gene encoding small proline-rich protein 2E: MSSQQQQCKQPCQPPPVCPPKCPEPCPPPKCPEPCPPPKCPEPCPPPQCQQKCPPVQPPPPCQQKCPPKSK, encoded by the coding sequence ATGTCTTCTCAACAGCAGCAGTGCAAGCAGCCCTGCCAGCCCCCTCCTGTGTGCCCACCTAAGTGCCCAGAGCCGTGCCCACCCCCAAAGTGCCCAGAGCCATGCCCACCCCCAAAATGCCCTGAGCCGTGCCCACCCCCACAGTGCCAGCAGAAATGCCCTCCTGTGCAACCTCCTCCACCATGCCAGCAGAAGTGCCCACCCAAGAGCAAGTAA